AACTAACAAGATCCAGATCCTGCCTGCATTCTATTTCTGCAAGAGGAATATTCTGCAAGTGTTGTTTTCTTGGTTTGTCGATAACTGTGTATACCACGATGTCTATGTTATGGTTTCCGTCTATTATGTCAAGAAGAAAGTTGCCAGTATTTGTTTCGGATATCCTTAGTTCAGACTCGAACATACCGTTTGTGTCAGTGGTTTCTTTTGTAACAACTTTGTTAAAGTTGTTATTCCAGTACATTGTCACTGAATCGTCAGGAGCAAAACCCGACCCGCTAAGCGTGACGGTAGTAAAAGGAGTTACCTTCAGCAGGTTCGACTCTGTTTGAGGCCGATCCGCTTTGGTCATAACCTCGAACGGCTCAACGGTCTGAACCGCATCGGTCGTCAAGAGATTCATGCTGACGATCATGACATCGCTTAACTTTCCAAAATCATCCAAAGACACATCAAAAACTATGCTGTCGTCCTGCGGTATTCCCTCTTCGGATACGTCCAATCTTACATGCGTGAATACCTCTGCATGTAAAAGATCCTTTGTTTCCTCCGTTATTGTGTCCATCAAGGTTCCTGACACGGTTCCAGTCTCTTCATCAAACGGATAGATTCCGTCTACGTCTATCTGGACTATCTTGTCTACGCCTGCGTGGTCGTTGATCAACATTCCTGTTTCTTCGTTGTTGTCGTTGTCAAAGTAGACAGAATATCTTGCACTGACCTCTTCGTCCCTAGGCAGAAATCCATTCAAAAATATCTTCGAGCTCAGCTCGTTTCTGTTCTCTGTTTCAACAAACAAGAACTTTGTAGCAAATGCATCAACGTATCCAAATCCCGATGCTGTTTCTCCGGTGGTGGGATCTACAGGTTCTGCCGAAACGAGGACGGTTGCCAGGGCTGTTGTGGGAGGAGGCACCAAACCCATCTGATCAATTGTCAATTCTACTATTGGACTCAGATTGAGAAAATTCTGTCTGATTGTCTCACATTGGTCCTCTGTGAGTGAAGTTCCTGTGGGAGTTCCATCAGGCCTTTCCCTGTCAGGATACATGAGGTTATTTGGATCACTTGAGTCAGGATCTCTATGGCTCAATCCTAGACCGTGACCTATCTCATGTGCCCACGTTCGGCCATCTCCATTAATTCCATCTTGTTCTCGGATTATGGAAATTTCCTTTCCAACATCTGTAAAGCCGTTTGACTCTCCGCCTCCAGATCCAATGACGCTGTGTGCCAAGAATATCTTGTATCCTCCATGTTCTATTTCAGGATTAGCGGCATCTACCATCTCGCGGTTTGTGGTTCCGTCTGATATGATCTCGTTGTCTGCATCGTGGTTGAATCCATCTGGAAATGAATCGGGTCTGTTTATGACGGGAGTAAGGGATATGTTGCCACACTGTGCTAGTATGTCGTTAATCTCTTTTACCATGTCATTTATCTGCTCATCTGTCTGGCCATTGCCAGGCATCACATTGATTGCCAGTTTGGCTTCAAGATACACATGTCCGTATGCAGATGATACTGTCGAAGTAGACAATATGGCAATGATCCAAATCGCCAGAATAGCTCTGTAATCCAATTCATACCTTAGTGAATGATAGAAAATAAGTATTTCTCAAGATATGAGCATAATTGTAATTGTTTTTAATTCATTGTAGCATACCATAGAGGAGAATGAAATGAGCAAAGCCTGCAGGAAAATCCACTAACACTTAACCTATGCAATTGCAAGATAAGGTGATTGTAGTTGATGATGAATGCGACATGGCAGAAAGATTCTCCATCTATCTGGAGTTCATCATGAAGGGATGCAGGCATACGGGAAGATACGATTCGAGACAGTTGTTTACGAGTATTTTTGATTCTTAAAGGATATCAGAGTTGTGAAACGTAGAAGATTTGGCAAAATAACTTAATTTCACTAAACCCACCCTATACTACGGTAAAGGAGAAATTAATGCTGTTCCGGACGTGGTTGGAGACAATCTAATGGTGGTTATTGGTTCTAACCCATCATGTTGAATTATTACATTTTCTTCGATTCCATTAATTGTCACTACAAATTTTTCTGATAATAATTCGTCCCAGACATAAATTCCAATTACCTCTGGTCTATCAAAAGAAAATGTCATTGTCTTTGTATCTTCAAGATATTCAAAGTCAGAAATTATGGCTAAAGAGATAAAGTCAACTATCCATTTTTTATCCCCTTGTTTAATCCATTGAGGTTGGAATTTTTCCTGGTCTTTTTCAGGAATCACTATTTGTTTGTCCATGTTGTATTTTGAAATTTCTTCTTTTAATTGTACAAGGCAAAGATCTCGGCTTTGTTCATTTTCTATCATTTGACATGATTTTGATGATTTTTCAAAATCATGATTATTGTGAAATGCTAAACTTATCCCTATATTTCTACTACACATTTGAAAATCAAAATTGTTCAAGATTGATTCTAAACACATATTGGAAAGATTTTCTTTTGTTTCCCCAAATTCAGTTAATCTATTGTCAGTGTACTCCATCATTGCTCCAGAAGCACATGCATAATATTGGAAATAAGACATTTGATGACACTGATCAATTGCTAATTCTAAATCTACAGGATAGTAATTTACTAATCCGTGACCTACCCCGTGCATACAATCAAGGTAATTTGATGTTCCTATCAGATCGTTGCAAATCAATGTTAGATTATCAGGGATTGGTTCATTCTTATCTTTGAGATTGTGAAAAAATGCCCCCATAACTCCATGATAATATCCTCCTCTACATAATGAACCGTTAAAATCAAAATTTTGAGAAATTTTTGAAGTTTTATCAAAAATCGCATGTCCTATCACATGAGATATAAAATGACAGTCATCGATAACACCAATTTTGGAAAGACTCAATGCCAACTCCAAAGGATCGTCATTATTTGCATCACGATCTACTAAAGAATCAAAGAAATTCCCATAACACAGAAGTCGAATAGTTCCATCATCTACAAAACAACTCTCAATTTCTGTCATGTATTGTCGCGTCAGTTTTTCAGATATTGTAATTGGTATAGTATCTTCGTCATCTAAAATCCCATCATTATCATCATCAGTGTCTTTGAAAGAACCCAAACCATCAAAGTCAAAATCAGCCCAATCTAGTGGATCCGTGTCGAATTGATCAAGTAGATCAGATACCCCATCATTATCATCATCAGTATCGCATTCATCCCCTAGTTTATCAAAGTCAAAGTCGGTCTGTTCCAGATTTGAGTTTACAGGACAATTATCAATAGAATCCATTACACCATCTTTGTCAGAATCTGCAAAAGAAACTATTTCAGACCATGTCAAAAAAGATACACTCAAACTAATTCCTAATAAAACAAGCAAAAGTCTCATTTTTTTATTAATAAAATATGTTGCCATTTGAGATTCTCCAATTTATTATTTCAGATATTTTAACTCTCCGGACAAATTATTTTATGTTTAAATGGAATAACTAGAATTTGGTAATTTCACTTTTTCAATGGATGGCAACACCGCATTCAAAAAGTTTAGAATTTAACATATTCAAATAAAGTGGAACTCAAAAAAGAACCATCATGAGACCAAATCCCATTCGATTTGAATCTTTTAAAGAGATTTGAAGTATTAGTTCAACGCCCTATTCCATAGGAAGGATAATCAGTCTGGCTTCCAAATATGGTTCAATTTACTTTAAGAATCACTTAATATTTTAAATTCGTTGGAACTCTTGAAATTTTTCCTTATATTTTCTATAGCGAGACTGTACTCTTAATTGCATTTTACAGCACGGGCAAAATAATCCATCCCATATAATGAAAATTCCACATGTATTACACCGTTTTCTGCCCTTATGATATCTTCTAATTCCAACAGGTGCTAAATTCTTGTATCTGTGACAAATTCCATTACAACTCATGATGTCTAGTCGTAAGTGTTCTCCCATGCCATTTTATAAGAATAAATGACAAACGAATCTTTTTTGTTATTTGAGACAGAGTTGCCCCACTCATTTTGTGTGTGACCATAATTTTCTTCAATACTTGGTTCTTCCCAATCAAATTTCACTTTTACAGGTTTCACATTAAAACAAATTAGCAAATAAGAAATAAACAGATGGTTTGCACTGCAATGCAGCAACGTGTGAGTGTTTGGATTGAAATACAGGCGTGTTGTTTTTGTAATTTTTTACACTTTGGTTAAGAAATAGAATTATCCTAACTATGTCAAAACAAGTATTTCATGTTACAGGTGCTCTAGTTATAATAATCCAAGTCTAACATGTTCTATATCTATTCAGTTTAGTAGGATGCAGGAGTTGCAGAACCCGAAATGTGTTCAATGTCTTGGTCTTTAGAAATCTCTTCAATGAGATCAATATTCATACGTCCTACCGCTGTTAAGCCTTGAATACTTGTCTGTGTTGGAAATCCATATTTCCCTCTCATTTGTTCTTGTTTCTTCATTGGGTCAACTCCTGATTTGTAGTCGATATATAATTCCACTCTAGGATCTACATCAGGTAATTTTCTCTCCAAATACATGATCTTCATCATCAGATTGACATCAACATTTGTAATCAATTGACCAATTGAAGACAAAAATTCATTATACTGATTCTCTACCTGGGACATGGCACAATTTATTCTAAAATATATTTATAGAATTGGATTGCACTGCATTGCATTAATTTGATTTTGTTTTGTGCAAAACGTATATGTTTTTAATTATTTTTTTGGTGTATTGATGGTGCGGGTATGTTGATGAGTTTGGAAATCTGTGCCATTCATCAATGTTCTCGTTTTGAAATTATATCTGATTAAAAGATAAGATTACTTTAAAATTTCCATTCTGATATCTCAAATCAACTCCATTAATTTTGCATTGGTAATAATACGATTTTTTACCGTCAGTTGTAATTTGAACTGTAATTTTCAACAGATTGTATTTTTGGAATTTATGTAACCTGCGATAAATTGCACTTAATTCTGCATCTAATTCATTACTTATTTGAACCGCATTTTTAGGTTCTGTCTGAATGGAGTCTATGATTTTTCTTGAGCATTGATCAGAGATTAGTTTTAGAATGCTTTCTTCTTCTGCATGAGGATTGTATTGTAACAATTCTAAAAAAAATAACCCTGTACTGATTAAAACAACATGTCTGCACTGCAATGCTCTTTTAGAAGATTATTTTTTATGTTATACATCAATGTTAAACATCGGATTTTACAAATGATTAAAGAAATTTTTGTAACATTTTTTTCCAAATATTGATTATTTTTTGAATATTTTATAAATTTTAATGCAAATCATTACAATAATTTTGATTTTCATTTTTCGAAAACGTCTCTGAGTTTAAACCCATAATTCACCAATTGGTCTTATGGCTCAGATGCCCGCATTAATCCCAAAAGAAGTTGAGATTCAGAGACTAAAGAAACTTTGGCTCATCATTATTGCTATGGGATCCACTGCAGCATCAGTCGAAGTAGACAACTTCGTTGATGGTTCTCTACATCAGACTTCTATCAGAGATAGTGCTTTCACACCAGCACACTGGTGGTTGTATTCCCACTTCATCACATTACCACTTGGATGGGGAGCAGCAGCAATCTATGATAGAAAAGTTCCAGTTCTTAGAGGCCCAAATAATTCAATGAACACTGGATTGAAGATGACCATTCTTGGTTACCTTGCAACTATGTTTACAATTGGGGTCAATGAGATGTGGCACTTCTGGTTTGTAGAAGAAATATTTGCGGTTCCAAACCACTGGATGTTTAACATGGGCGTAGTAGTTGCATTTATTGGTGCACTTGCATACGTAGTCAGAGTATATGCTAGACTCGTAGAATTAGGTGCAGAAACTCCAGGAGAGAACCCATATGTTGCAGAGATGTACAAGATGGCCTTAGAAGGCAAATTGTACAGCAGATCAATTCCATAGACAAATTGTGCAAAAGCACATTTTTTCTATTTTTTAAAAATCAAATTTCGTTTACTTGATTTCATATGTGACTTATTTTCATCAGTGGTATTACACCATAATTTTATTAGATTAAATATTCTCAAAGATGGTGGAAGCTGGTTCACACCATAAAAATGATGATAGTTTTCAACA
This genomic window from Nitrosopumilus ureiphilus contains:
- a CDS encoding thrombospondin type 3 repeat-containing protein, which encodes MATYFINKKMRLLLVLLGISLSVSFLTWSEIVSFADSDKDGVMDSIDNCPVNSNLEQTDFDFDKLGDECDTDDDNDGVSDLLDQFDTDPLDWADFDFDGLGSFKDTDDDNDGILDDEDTIPITISEKLTRQYMTEIESCFVDDGTIRLLCYGNFFDSLVDRDANNDDPLELALSLSKIGVIDDCHFISHVIGHAIFDKTSKISQNFDFNGSLCRGGYYHGVMGAFFHNLKDKNEPIPDNLTLICNDLIGTSNYLDCMHGVGHGLVNYYPVDLELAIDQCHQMSYFQYYACASGAMMEYTDNRLTEFGETKENLSNMCLESILNNFDFQMCSRNIGISLAFHNNHDFEKSSKSCQMIENEQSRDLCLVQLKEEISKYNMDKQIVIPEKDQEKFQPQWIKQGDKKWIVDFISLAIISDFEYLEDTKTMTFSFDRPEVIGIYVWDELLSEKFVVTINGIEENVIIQHDGLEPITTIRLSPTTSGTALISPLP
- a CDS encoding methane monooxygenase/ammonia monooxygenase subunit C, whose translation is MAQMPALIPKEVEIQRLKKLWLIIIAMGSTAASVEVDNFVDGSLHQTSIRDSAFTPAHWWLYSHFITLPLGWGAAAIYDRKVPVLRGPNNSMNTGLKMTILGYLATMFTIGVNEMWHFWFVEEIFAVPNHWMFNMGVVVAFIGALAYVVRVYARLVELGAETPGENPYVAEMYKMALEGKLYSRSIP